The proteins below are encoded in one region of Pseudonocardia sp. DSM 110487:
- a CDS encoding 4-hydroxybenzoate 3-monooxygenase, whose translation MRTQVGIVGAGPAGLLLSHLLARAGIDSVVLEVRSREYVQQRVRAGVLEHPTVELLREVGLAERLDREGMPHEGISLRFEGVDHRIDFTDLVGRGITVYGQQEVVKDLIARRIADGGDLRFEVSDVTLDGLADAPVIGYTGADGQRHELHCDVIAGCDGFHGISRGAFAPEVFDREYPFAWLGILAKAAPTQHELAYANHTNGFALYSMRSPEITRLYLQVPPDTDLADWPDNRIWDELGTRLAAEGFTLNEGPVLEKGVTGMRSFVAEPMRHGRLFLAGDAAHIVPPTGAKGMNLAIADVRVLAEALTAYFARGDEAGLDSYSDTCLRRVWRAEHFSWWMTSMLHNAPDGDPFTRRLQLSQLHYTVTSRAAATSLAENYTGLPHRGGSS comes from the coding sequence ATGCGCACGCAGGTCGGGATCGTGGGGGCGGGACCCGCTGGTCTGCTGCTGTCGCACCTGCTCGCCCGCGCCGGGATCGATTCGGTGGTTCTCGAGGTCCGCAGTCGCGAGTACGTGCAGCAGCGGGTGCGGGCGGGCGTGCTGGAGCACCCCACCGTCGAGCTGCTGCGCGAGGTCGGGCTCGCCGAGCGGCTCGACCGGGAGGGCATGCCGCACGAGGGCATCTCGCTGCGGTTCGAGGGCGTCGACCACCGCATCGACTTCACCGACCTCGTCGGCCGCGGGATCACCGTGTACGGGCAGCAGGAGGTCGTGAAGGACCTGATCGCCAGGCGCATCGCCGATGGTGGCGACCTGCGCTTCGAGGTCTCCGACGTCACGCTGGACGGGCTCGCGGACGCCCCGGTGATCGGGTACACCGGCGCGGACGGGCAGCGCCACGAGCTGCACTGCGACGTCATCGCGGGCTGCGACGGCTTCCACGGGATCAGCCGCGGCGCGTTCGCGCCGGAGGTGTTCGACCGCGAGTACCCCTTTGCCTGGCTCGGGATCCTCGCCAAGGCCGCCCCCACCCAGCACGAGCTCGCGTACGCCAACCACACGAACGGGTTCGCGCTCTACTCGATGCGCAGCCCGGAGATCACCCGGCTCTACCTGCAGGTCCCGCCGGACACCGACCTGGCCGATTGGCCGGACAACCGGATATGGGACGAGTTGGGCACGCGCCTCGCCGCAGAGGGCTTCACCCTCAACGAGGGCCCGGTCCTGGAGAAGGGCGTCACCGGGATGCGTAGCTTCGTGGCCGAGCCCATGCGGCACGGGCGGCTCTTCCTCGCGGGCGACGCCGCCCACATCGTGCCGCCGACCGGGGCGAAGGGCATGAACCTCGCCATCGCCGACGTGCGGGTGCTGGCCGAGGCGCTCACCGCGTACTTCGCCCGCGGCGACGAAGCCGGCCTCGACAGCTACTCCGACACGTGCCTGCGCCGCGTCTGGCGGGCGGAGCACTTCTCGTGGTGGATGACGTCGATGCTGCACAACGCGCCGGACGGCGACCCGTTCACCCGCCGCCTCCAGCTCTCGCAGCTGCACTACACGGTGACGTCGAGAGCCGCGGCCACCAGCCTCGCCGAGAACTACACCGGCCTACCTCACCGAGGAGGATCGTCATGA
- a CDS encoding IclR family transcriptional regulator → MGETVTGRVLRVLAAFTAERPELGLTELSRRANLPLTTAHRLVSELAEWGALERGTDGRYRIGLRLWEVGALAPRGLGLRESAMPFLEDLYEVTRQNVQLAVLDGTEVVYLERISGRGAVNVITRVGGRLPLHATGVGLVLLANADPELQEQVLAAPLKRYTAKTMCDPGEVRRALAEVRRTGVAVSDGQIELIALSIAAPVHGPRGDVVAALSVVVPAETSDARAYIPVVRAAARGISRTLGAPEPRHR, encoded by the coding sequence GTGGGAGAAACGGTGACGGGACGCGTGCTGCGGGTGCTCGCGGCGTTCACCGCCGAGCGGCCCGAGCTCGGCCTCACCGAGCTGTCGCGCCGCGCGAACCTGCCGCTGACCACCGCCCACCGGCTCGTCAGCGAGCTGGCCGAATGGGGAGCCCTCGAACGTGGGACGGACGGCCGCTACCGGATCGGGCTGCGGCTGTGGGAGGTCGGCGCGCTCGCGCCGCGCGGGCTGGGGCTGCGGGAGTCGGCCATGCCGTTCCTGGAGGACCTCTACGAGGTCACCCGGCAGAACGTCCAGCTCGCGGTGCTCGACGGCACCGAGGTCGTGTACCTCGAACGGATCTCCGGCCGAGGCGCCGTCAATGTGATCACGAGGGTGGGCGGCAGGCTGCCCCTGCACGCCACCGGCGTCGGCCTCGTCCTGCTCGCCAACGCCGACCCGGAGCTGCAGGAACAGGTGCTCGCCGCCCCGCTGAAGCGCTACACGGCCAAGACGATGTGCGACCCCGGGGAGGTCCGGCGGGCGCTCGCCGAGGTCCGGCGCACCGGCGTCGCGGTGAGCGACGGGCAGATCGAGCTGATCGCCCTCTCGATCGCGGCGCCGGTGCACGGCCCCCGCGGCGACGTGGTGGCGGCGCTCTCGGTGGTGGTGCCGGCGGAGACCTCGGACGCGCGGGCGTACATCCCGGTGGTGCGCGCGGCGGCCCGAGGCATCTCGAGGACGCTGGGTGCGCCCGAGCCCCGGCACCGCTGA
- a CDS encoding acetamidase/formamidase family protein: protein MDVLEFRPQPDQYAWTFGGVAPTHRITPGTVLKLWTEDAFSGRLRRTTDKPSEVLNMAEVNPQTGPFYVEGAEPGDTLALHIADLTPARDWAASSTIPFFGALTGTDRTALLNDPLPEQTWIYELDRARGIVRFEAQRSSLSLELPIAPMLGTVGVAPPAREVRSSLVPDTFGGNMDTPEMRAGTTCYLGVNVEGALFSVGDGHYRQGEGESCGTAVEGAMDVTLIVELVKGHAPAWPRLEHDEDYAVVGSARPLEDAWRASQIGMIAWLGELYGLDRLDAYQLLTQVSRSPLANVCDTNYSAVTKIEKSLLPTAAAFGGMHRHLREQAASL, encoded by the coding sequence GTGGACGTCCTGGAGTTCCGGCCGCAGCCCGACCAGTACGCGTGGACGTTCGGCGGCGTCGCCCCTACCCACCGGATCACACCCGGCACGGTGCTGAAGCTCTGGACGGAGGACGCCTTCTCGGGACGGCTGCGGCGCACCACCGACAAACCGTCGGAGGTGCTGAACATGGCGGAGGTGAACCCGCAGACCGGCCCGTTCTACGTGGAAGGGGCCGAGCCGGGCGACACCCTCGCCCTGCACATCGCCGACCTCACGCCGGCCAGGGACTGGGCGGCGTCGTCGACGATCCCGTTCTTCGGCGCGCTCACCGGCACCGACCGCACCGCCCTGTTGAACGACCCGCTGCCAGAGCAGACGTGGATCTACGAGCTGGACCGCGCACGCGGGATCGTCCGGTTCGAGGCACAGCGCAGCTCGCTCAGCCTCGAGCTGCCGATCGCGCCGATGCTGGGCACGGTCGGCGTGGCACCGCCTGCCCGCGAGGTGCGGTCGAGCCTCGTGCCCGACACGTTCGGCGGCAACATGGACACCCCGGAGATGCGCGCCGGCACCACCTGCTACCTCGGCGTGAACGTCGAGGGCGCGCTGTTCTCCGTCGGCGACGGGCACTACCGCCAGGGCGAGGGCGAGAGCTGCGGCACCGCCGTCGAGGGTGCCATGGACGTCACTCTGATCGTGGAGCTGGTCAAGGGGCACGCGCCGGCCTGGCCACGGCTGGAGCACGACGAGGACTACGCGGTCGTCGGGTCGGCCCGCCCCCTCGAGGACGCGTGGCGCGCCAGCCAGATCGGCATGATCGCCTGGCTCGGCGAGCTGTACGGACTCGACCGCCTCGACGCCTACCAGCTGCTCACCCAGGTCAGCCGCTCGCCGCTGGCCAACGTCTGCGATACCAACTACAGCGCGGTCACGAAGATCGAGAAGTCGCTCCTGCCCACCGCTGCCGCCTTCGGCGGCATGCACCGCCACCTGCGCGAGCAGGCCGCAAGCCTGTAG
- the pcaG gene encoding protocatechuate 3,4-dioxygenase subunit alpha, which produces MSDLLTPSQTVGPFLSIGLTWTGGHLVVPEGSPGAIRISGIVRDGAGAPVPDGVIETWQPDVDGRFDHPDDPRGASGSGFAGFGRCPTDGEGRYQIVTVKPGALGDGQAPHIDVTVLARGLLDRLVTRIYFPDESEANAADPLLSALPPERAATLVAKPVGEGELRFDIRLQGEGETVFLQV; this is translated from the coding sequence ATGAGTGACCTGCTCACCCCGTCGCAGACGGTCGGACCGTTCCTGTCCATCGGGCTGACGTGGACCGGCGGCCACCTGGTCGTCCCCGAGGGCAGCCCGGGGGCGATCCGCATCTCCGGCATCGTGCGTGACGGCGCGGGCGCACCGGTGCCCGACGGCGTGATCGAGACCTGGCAGCCGGACGTCGACGGCCGCTTCGACCACCCCGACGACCCGCGCGGCGCCTCCGGCTCCGGGTTCGCCGGCTTCGGCCGCTGCCCGACCGACGGCGAGGGCCGCTACCAGATCGTCACGGTGAAGCCGGGCGCGCTGGGGGACGGCCAGGCGCCGCACATCGACGTCACGGTGCTGGCGCGCGGCCTGCTCGACCGCCTGGTCACCCGCATCTACTTCCCGGACGAGAGCGAGGCCAACGCGGCAGACCCGCTGCTGTCGGCGCTGCCGCCCGAGCGGGCCGCCACGCTCGTCGCCAAGCCGGTCGGGGAGGGCGAGCTGCGCTTCGACATCCGGCTGCAGGGCGAGGGGGAGACGGTCTTCCTCCAGGTCTGA
- a CDS encoding GtrA family protein yields MASAVVAPEWLRLRHPLFLQVARYVMVGGLGTGVNAVVFLFVRNAGLDSVPANLVALLVSTAVSTEANRRFTFGGSAVHPWRARVQVGGTVLFYAFYSSAVLLLLGLVVDEPTPVEETVALAAASVLGGAGRFLVMRYWVFGTSDLPVRPVAAEPGTVDTWDERT; encoded by the coding sequence ATGGCGAGCGCGGTGGTCGCGCCGGAATGGTTGCGGCTGCGGCACCCGCTGTTCCTGCAGGTGGCCCGGTACGTGATGGTCGGCGGCCTCGGCACGGGCGTCAACGCTGTCGTCTTCCTGTTCGTGCGCAACGCTGGGCTGGACTCGGTGCCGGCGAACCTCGTCGCGCTGCTCGTGAGCACCGCGGTGAGCACGGAGGCGAACCGCCGGTTCACGTTCGGTGGCTCTGCGGTTCACCCGTGGCGTGCCCGGGTGCAGGTCGGCGGCACGGTCCTGTTCTACGCGTTCTACAGCTCCGCGGTCCTGCTGCTGCTCGGCCTGGTCGTCGACGAGCCGACGCCGGTGGAGGAGACGGTCGCGCTGGCCGCGGCGAGCGTCCTCGGCGGCGCCGGCCGCTTCCTGGTGATGCGCTACTGGGTCTTCGGCACGAGCGATCTCCCCGTCCGGCCGGTTGCCGCGGAACCTGGCACGGTGGACACATGGGACGAACGAACCTGA
- a CDS encoding SDR family NAD(P)-dependent oxidoreductase, which produces MDLQLTGRTALVTGGSKGIGRAIVDGLAAEGTKVAFCARTDVDVKKAEEELRGAGHDVAGTALDVADAAALRAWVEASAQRFGGIDIVVANVSALAIGPGEENWRASFEVDLMHTVRMVEAALPHLERSDAASVIAVSSVSGREIDFADGSYGVMKGALVHYVSGLAHDLAAKGIRANAVSPGNVYFDGGVWQNIEQNNRALYDLALGLNPTGRMGGPEETAYAVVMLASPRASRISGTNLVVDGALTRGVQL; this is translated from the coding sequence GTGGATCTGCAGCTCACCGGCCGGACGGCGCTGGTAACCGGCGGCTCGAAGGGGATCGGACGCGCGATCGTCGACGGGCTCGCGGCCGAGGGCACGAAGGTCGCCTTCTGCGCCCGCACCGACGTCGACGTCAAGAAGGCCGAAGAGGAACTGCGCGGCGCGGGCCACGACGTCGCCGGCACGGCACTCGACGTCGCCGATGCAGCCGCGCTCCGCGCGTGGGTCGAGGCCTCGGCCCAGCGTTTCGGGGGGATCGACATCGTCGTCGCCAACGTCTCCGCCCTCGCGATCGGCCCAGGCGAGGAGAACTGGCGGGCCAGCTTCGAAGTCGACCTCATGCACACCGTCCGGATGGTCGAGGCGGCGCTGCCGCACCTCGAGCGCAGCGACGCCGCATCGGTCATCGCCGTGTCGAGCGTGTCCGGCCGGGAGATCGACTTCGCCGACGGCTCGTACGGCGTGATGAAGGGGGCGCTCGTGCACTACGTCTCGGGCCTCGCCCACGACCTGGCCGCGAAGGGCATCCGGGCCAACGCCGTGTCCCCCGGCAACGTCTACTTCGACGGCGGCGTCTGGCAGAACATCGAGCAGAACAACCGCGCGCTCTACGACCTGGCGCTCGGCCTCAACCCCACCGGCCGGATGGGCGGTCCCGAAGAGACCGCCTACGCCGTGGTGATGCTCGCGAGCCCGCGGGCGTCACGGATCAGCGGCACCAACCTCGTCGTCGACGGGGCACTGACCAGAGGAGTGCAGTTGTAG
- a CDS encoding epoxide hydrolase family protein gives MREFRIEVPESELDDLRERLARTRWPDTATAAGWTQGVPLDYARELCDHWARRYDWRRCEAEINALPQFRTGLDGGGDDTVEVHLLHVRSRHRGAMPLLLTHGWPGSIVEFLGIVSALTDPPDAADAFHLVIPSLPGFGFSGKPTVPGWGVERIATAWAQLMDRLGYDRYGAHGGDWGSAISSALGTGAPENVVGIHLTMPLAAPPPEGERQPLDPAEQKALTARENFLKVGTGYSREQATRPQTLGYGLADSPSGQCMWIVEKFWAWTDCAGHPENVISRDRLLDNVMLYWLPDTGASSARLYWESYDRRRTDEVPVPTGVTLFPQELARLPRHWLERRYTDLRHWNEPAVGGHFAALEQPDVLVDELRTFFRKLR, from the coding sequence GTGCGGGAATTTCGCATCGAAGTCCCCGAGTCGGAGCTCGACGACCTGCGCGAGCGCCTCGCCCGCACCCGATGGCCCGACACGGCCACAGCGGCCGGATGGACACAGGGCGTGCCGCTGGATTACGCCCGCGAGCTGTGTGACCACTGGGCCCGCCGCTACGACTGGCGCCGCTGCGAGGCCGAGATCAACGCGCTCCCCCAGTTCCGCACCGGACTGGACGGGGGCGGCGACGACACCGTCGAGGTGCACCTGCTGCATGTGCGCTCGCGACACAGAGGCGCAATGCCGCTGCTGCTCACGCACGGCTGGCCGGGATCGATCGTGGAGTTCCTCGGCATCGTCTCGGCACTCACCGACCCGCCGGACGCGGCCGACGCGTTCCACCTCGTGATCCCGTCGCTGCCCGGCTTCGGGTTCAGCGGCAAGCCGACCGTCCCCGGCTGGGGCGTGGAACGGATCGCCACAGCGTGGGCCCAGCTCATGGACCGGCTCGGCTACGACCGTTACGGGGCACACGGCGGGGACTGGGGATCGGCGATCTCCTCGGCGCTGGGCACGGGCGCGCCGGAGAACGTCGTCGGCATCCACCTGACCATGCCGCTGGCCGCACCCCCGCCGGAAGGCGAGCGCCAGCCGCTCGATCCCGCCGAGCAGAAGGCGCTCACCGCACGCGAGAACTTCCTGAAGGTCGGCACCGGGTACTCCCGCGAGCAGGCCACCCGCCCGCAGACGCTCGGGTACGGCCTCGCCGACTCGCCGTCCGGGCAGTGCATGTGGATCGTCGAGAAGTTCTGGGCCTGGACCGACTGCGCCGGCCACCCGGAGAACGTCATCTCCCGCGACCGCCTGCTCGACAACGTGATGCTCTACTGGCTCCCCGACACCGGCGCGTCGTCGGCCCGGCTGTACTGGGAGAGCTACGACCGCCGCCGTACGGACGAGGTGCCCGTCCCGACCGGCGTCACGCTCTTCCCGCAGGAACTGGCCCGGCTGCCCCGTCACTGGCTCGAACGTCGCTACACCGACCTGCGGCACTGGAACGAACCCGCGGTCGGCGGCCATTTCGCGGCGCTGGAGCAACCGGACGTCCTCGTCGACGAGCTGCGGACGTTCTTCCGGAAGTTGCGCTGA
- a CDS encoding VC0807 family protein yields MTQKTHHSPATAPRGSMFLGLFWDIGLSLAAYYGLRALGASPYVALLGGTVTAGLRIAYVWARTRRFDGFAAFMLAEFGVGLAFALISGDARFLVAKESFSTAIAGLIFLGTCMFGRPMVWHAAVRFQPAAWGELERRWHTVPEFRRAFRVLTVVWGVGMLVEAVARVVVAYTLPVDAAAGLSQLLRFGTIGLLVLWTLAAVKRQRGGRP; encoded by the coding sequence ATGACTCAGAAGACGCACCACTCCCCCGCCACCGCCCCTCGGGGGTCGATGTTCCTCGGCCTCTTCTGGGACATCGGGTTGAGCCTGGCGGCGTACTACGGCCTGCGCGCGCTCGGCGCCTCGCCGTATGTCGCGCTGCTCGGCGGCACCGTGACCGCGGGCCTGCGAATCGCATACGTGTGGGCGCGCACCCGCCGCTTCGACGGGTTCGCCGCATTCATGCTGGCCGAGTTCGGGGTGGGGCTCGCCTTCGCACTGATCTCCGGGGACGCCCGCTTCCTGGTGGCGAAGGAGTCGTTCAGCACGGCCATCGCCGGGCTGATCTTCCTGGGGACGTGCATGTTCGGCCGGCCGATGGTCTGGCACGCCGCGGTGCGGTTCCAGCCGGCCGCCTGGGGCGAGCTGGAGCGCAGGTGGCACACCGTTCCGGAGTTCCGGCGCGCCTTCCGCGTGCTGACCGTCGTCTGGGGCGTCGGGATGCTGGTCGAGGCGGTGGCCAGGGTCGTGGTCGCGTACACGCTGCCTGTGGACGCCGCGGCCGGGCTGTCGCAGCTGCTCCGGTTCGGCACGATCGGGTTGCTCGTGCTGTGGACGCTCGCCGCGGTGAAGCGCCAGCGCGGCGGGCGACCGTAA
- a CDS encoding nuclear transport factor 2 family protein, translating into MSDETGARPAPEVEAIEDEWSRAIVSNDAARIADFMDDDWVMVSESGVTTKEQFLSVVESGALTHSAMDRVGGARARAYGDTVLLTTRMTNTAHYEGRRFDADEWVTDVFVRRDDRWLCVLSQITAVAQPGD; encoded by the coding sequence ATGTCCGACGAAACCGGTGCGCGCCCGGCGCCCGAGGTCGAGGCCATCGAGGATGAATGGTCACGTGCGATCGTCTCGAACGACGCCGCGCGCATCGCCGACTTCATGGATGACGACTGGGTGATGGTCTCCGAGTCCGGGGTGACGACCAAGGAACAGTTCCTGTCCGTGGTCGAGTCCGGGGCGTTGACCCACTCGGCCATGGACCGCGTCGGTGGTGCCCGGGCGCGGGCATACGGTGACACGGTGCTCCTCACCACGCGGATGACGAACACGGCGCACTACGAAGGCAGGCGGTTCGACGCCGACGAGTGGGTGACCGACGTGTTCGTGCGTCGCGACGATCGTTGGCTCTGCGTGCTGAGCCAGATCACCGCGGTGGCCCAGCCGGGCGACTGA
- a CDS encoding sensor histidine kinase, with amino-acid sequence MRVEQGVDLREWPVWTPEDPAATRRGRLRTVIAAAVFLVFLVRSVVQEWGLPVGSRVALVAVACVYVASYLLTLYLAPLHGRLVRSLSIGWLYLAGAAFALVTADPSDLALLSYAVAAGIILLPLRWGVLLGVLTTLSVMAGTWLVDGAVDWRDTFVLLMMTAGLVTVTQLIRTVNQLRTAHDRIRVLAVADERSRLARDMHDVLGHSLTTITVKTGLARRILESGADPARALTELRDAERLSRQALGEIRATVSGYRRPSLAAELAGVHEALRAADITAVLPQAVDDVAEELREPFSYVLREGITNVIRHSGANRCEVRLGPRCLEIRDDGRPTNGVAAGTGLTGLTERMAAVGGRLTAEPLPGKGFRLCAEA; translated from the coding sequence GTGCGCGTCGAGCAAGGCGTCGACCTCCGGGAGTGGCCGGTCTGGACCCCGGAGGACCCGGCGGCGACCCGCCGGGGCCGCCTGCGCACCGTCATCGCCGCGGCGGTGTTCCTCGTGTTCCTCGTGCGCAGCGTCGTCCAGGAATGGGGCCTGCCGGTCGGCAGCCGCGTCGCGCTCGTCGCGGTCGCCTGCGTCTACGTCGCGAGCTACCTGCTCACGCTGTACCTCGCCCCGCTGCACGGGCGGCTCGTCCGGAGCCTCTCGATCGGCTGGCTGTACCTGGCAGGCGCCGCGTTCGCACTCGTGACCGCCGATCCCAGCGATCTGGCGCTGCTGTCGTACGCGGTGGCCGCCGGGATCATCCTGTTGCCGCTGCGCTGGGGCGTGCTGCTCGGAGTGCTCACCACCCTCTCGGTGATGGCCGGCACCTGGCTGGTGGACGGTGCGGTCGACTGGCGCGACACGTTCGTGCTGCTCATGATGACCGCCGGCCTGGTGACGGTCACCCAGCTCATCCGCACGGTCAACCAGCTCCGCACAGCGCACGACCGCATCCGCGTGCTCGCCGTGGCCGACGAGCGGTCCCGGCTCGCGAGGGACATGCACGACGTACTCGGACACAGCCTCACCACGATCACCGTGAAGACTGGCCTGGCCCGGCGGATCCTGGAGAGCGGGGCCGATCCGGCGCGGGCGCTCACCGAGTTGCGGGACGCCGAGCGGCTGTCCCGGCAGGCGCTCGGCGAGATCCGCGCCACCGTGTCGGGCTACCGGCGGCCGTCGCTGGCGGCCGAGCTCGCCGGGGTCCACGAGGCGCTGCGCGCCGCGGACATCACCGCGGTGCTCCCCCAGGCCGTCGACGACGTCGCGGAGGAGCTGCGCGAGCCGTTCTCCTACGTGCTGCGCGAGGGCATCACGAACGTGATCCGGCACAGCGGCGCCAACCGTTGCGAGGTGCGGCTCGGCCCCCGCTGCCTGGAGATCCGGGACGACGGCCGCCCCACGAACGGGGTTGCTGCCGGGACGGGCCTGACCGGGCTCACCGAACGGATGGCCGCGGTGGGCGGCCGGCTGACCGCGGAGCCACTGCCGGGCAAGGGTTTCCGCCTCTGCGCGGAGGCTTAG
- a CDS encoding response regulator transcription factor, which yields MIRVLLADDQALVRGALAAMLDLEPDVEVVASVGDGDAVLEAARRTTPDVALLDVQMPGTDGLTAAARLHAALPSCRIVMCTTFGRPGYFARAMAAGAVGFVVKDSPPEQLVEAIRKVHAGLRVVDPGLAAESLARGVSPFTERERDVLRAARDGASVADIARAVHLSGGTVRNHLSAVIGKTGAANRAEAARIAEENGWL from the coding sequence ATGATCCGGGTCCTGCTGGCCGACGACCAGGCGCTCGTCCGCGGCGCGCTGGCCGCGATGCTCGATCTCGAGCCGGATGTCGAGGTGGTGGCCTCGGTCGGCGACGGGGACGCGGTGCTCGAGGCGGCCCGCCGCACCACGCCCGACGTCGCCCTGCTGGACGTGCAGATGCCCGGCACGGACGGGCTGACCGCGGCGGCCCGGCTGCACGCCGCGCTCCCCTCGTGCCGCATCGTCATGTGCACGACCTTCGGTCGCCCCGGCTACTTCGCCCGGGCGATGGCGGCCGGCGCGGTGGGCTTCGTGGTGAAGGACTCGCCGCCCGAGCAGCTGGTGGAGGCGATCCGCAAGGTGCACGCCGGGCTGCGCGTGGTCGACCCCGGCCTTGCCGCGGAATCCCTAGCCCGCGGCGTGAGCCCCTTCACCGAGCGGGAGCGCGACGTGCTGCGTGCGGCCCGCGACGGAGCGAGCGTGGCCGACATCGCGCGCGCCGTGCACCTGTCGGGCGGCACGGTCCGCAACCACCTGTCCGCCGTGATCGGCAAGACCGGCGCCGCCAACCGCGCCGAGGCCGCCCGCATCGCGGAGGAGAACGGCTGGTTGTGA
- the pcaH gene encoding protocatechuate 3,4-dioxygenase subunit beta: MTLAHPAGYRPPPPGTHPPLDYPGYKSTALRAPSQAPIVLPNRLTEVTGPLLTAGHDDLIGPSDHDLTTQHAGEPIGQRIVVFGRVLDSDGRPVPDTLVEVWQANASGRYPHKNDNWAGALDPNFTGGGRVLTNSKGEYSFTTIKPGAYPWGNHHNAWRPAHIHFSLFGRAFTQRLVTQMYFPDDPLFDQDPIFNSVPDPKARLRMISTFDLEATRPEWALAYRWDIVLRGREQTPFEEPHE, from the coding sequence ATGACGCTCGCCCATCCCGCCGGCTATCGTCCGCCCCCGCCGGGCACGCACCCGCCGCTGGACTACCCCGGCTACAAGAGCACGGCCCTGCGGGCGCCGTCGCAGGCGCCGATCGTGCTGCCGAACCGGCTCACCGAGGTCACGGGGCCGCTGCTGACGGCGGGACACGACGACCTGATCGGGCCCAGCGACCACGACCTCACCACCCAGCACGCGGGCGAGCCGATCGGCCAGCGGATCGTCGTGTTCGGCCGGGTGCTCGACAGCGACGGGCGCCCAGTGCCCGACACCCTCGTCGAGGTGTGGCAGGCCAACGCGTCCGGCCGCTACCCGCACAAGAACGACAACTGGGCCGGCGCGCTCGACCCGAACTTCACCGGCGGCGGCCGGGTGCTCACCAACTCGAAGGGCGAGTACTCGTTCACGACGATCAAGCCCGGCGCCTACCCGTGGGGCAACCACCACAACGCGTGGCGCCCGGCCCACATCCACTTCTCGCTCTTCGGCCGCGCCTTCACCCAGCGGCTCGTCACGCAGATGTACTTCCCGGACGACCCCCTGTTCGACCAGGACCCGATCTTCAACTCGGTGCCGGACCCCAAGGCTCGCCTGCGGATGATCTCGACGTTCGACCTCGAGGCCACCCGGCCGGAGTGGGCGCTCGCCTACCGCTGGGACATCGTGCTGCGCGGCCGTGAGCAGACCCCGTTCGAGGAGCCCCATGAGTGA
- a CDS encoding glutathione S-transferase family protein, producing the protein MTAAQSGTEAFEREPVALTERITSDGSSAWPVEPGRYRLVVARACPWANRSVIVRRLLGLEPVLSMGIAGPLHDERSWRFHNDPDNKDPVLGIEHLREAYEAAQPGFDAGVTVPTVVEIATGKAVTNNFQYLTLDLSTQWGAYHRDGAPDLYPEEHRAEIDEINEAVYHDINNGVYKCGFAKGQEAYERAYRALFDRFDALSERLATRRYLVGDTITEADIRLWVTLVRFDAVYHGHFKCNRQKLTEMPVLWAYARDLFQTPGFGDTIDFKQIKQHYYGVHAEINPTGIVPLGPDPRGWLTAHGREELGGRPFGDGTPPGPPPEGERVPPIR; encoded by the coding sequence ATGACTGCTGCCCAGTCCGGAACCGAGGCTTTCGAGCGTGAGCCGGTCGCGCTCACCGAACGGATCACCTCCGACGGGTCGTCGGCGTGGCCGGTCGAGCCCGGCCGGTACCGGCTGGTCGTCGCGCGGGCGTGCCCATGGGCGAACCGCAGCGTGATCGTCCGCAGGCTGCTCGGGCTGGAACCGGTGCTGTCGATGGGCATCGCGGGCCCGCTGCACGACGAGCGGAGCTGGCGGTTCCACAACGACCCCGACAACAAGGACCCGGTGCTCGGCATCGAGCACCTGCGCGAGGCCTACGAGGCGGCCCAGCCCGGGTTCGACGCGGGCGTCACCGTCCCGACCGTCGTCGAGATCGCCACCGGCAAGGCGGTGACCAACAACTTCCAGTACCTCACGCTCGACCTGTCCACCCAGTGGGGCGCGTACCACCGGGACGGCGCCCCCGACCTGTACCCCGAGGAGCACCGGGCCGAGATCGACGAGATCAACGAGGCCGTCTACCACGACATCAACAACGGCGTATACAAGTGCGGCTTCGCCAAGGGCCAGGAGGCGTACGAGCGGGCCTATCGCGCGCTGTTCGATCGGTTCGACGCGCTGTCCGAGCGCCTCGCCACCCGGCGCTACCTGGTCGGGGACACGATCACCGAGGCCGACATCCGGCTGTGGGTCACGCTCGTCCGGTTCGACGCGGTCTACCACGGCCACTTCAAGTGCAACCGGCAGAAGCTCACCGAGATGCCGGTGCTGTGGGCCTATGCGCGGGATCTGTTCCAGACCCCCGGCTTCGGCGACACGATCGACTTCAAGCAGATCAAGCAGCACTACTACGGCGTGCACGCCGAGATCAACCCGACGGGGATCGTCCCGCTCGGCCCCGATCCCCGCGGCTGGCTCACCGCACACGGGCGCGAGGAGCTGGGCGGGCGCCCGTTCGGCGACGGCACCCCGCCCGGCCCACCCCCGGAGGGGGAGCGGGTTCCGCCGATCCGCTGA